The genomic segment GGTCATCAAGTCGGTGACGCGCGAGGAGGTGACCTTCGACGGGCTGGGCGGGGCCGACGTGCACACCCGCAAGTCGGGCGTGGCCCACCTCTCCTACGAGGGCGACGAGGCCGTGCTCGCGGGCATCCGCGACCTGCTGACCTACCTCCCGCAGAGTGCCCGCGAGGAGACGCCCGTGCAGCCCTGCGCCGACCCCGCCGACCGCCCCAACCCCCGGCTGCTGGAGATCGTGACGCCGGACCAGCGCAAGCCCTACGACATGCATGCGGTGATCGGGGAACTCGTGGATGGGGACAGCTTCCTCGAAATCCAGCCGAACTGGGCGAAGAACATGATCTGCGGCTTTGCGCGGCTGGACGGCCGGTCGGTCGGCATCGTGGCGAACAACCCCAAGGTGATGGCGGGCACGCTGAACATCGACGCCTCGGACAAGGCCGCCCGCTTCATCCGCACCTGCGACTGCTACAACATCCCGATCCTGACGCTGGTGGACGTGACGGGCTTCCTGCCGGGGGTCGCGCAGGAACACGCCGGGATCATCCGGCACGGGGCCAAGATGCTCTACGCCTACGCCGAGGCGACCGTCCCCAAGATCACCCTGATCACCCGCAAGAGCTACGGCGGGGCGTACCTCGCCATGAACAGCCGCGACATGGGCGCGGACGTGGTGTACGCCTGGCCCACCGCCGCCGTCGCCGTGATGGGCGCCGAGGGGGCCGCCAACATCGTCTACCGCCGCGAGATCGGGCGGTCCGAGAACCCGGAGGCCACCCGCGCGGCCAAGATCGCCGAGTACAAGGAAACCTTCGACAACCCCTACGTGGCGGCCGCCAAGGGATACATCGACGACGTGATTCCGATGGAGGACACCCGCCGCCGCCTGATTCAGACCTTCGAGATGCTGCGCGGCAAGGAAGAGGCGCGGCCCTACAAGAAGCACGGGAATATCCCGCTCTGAGCGCGGGCACAGGGAAGGGCGCGGCGGGGAAGTCCACCCCGCCGCGCCCCCTTTCAATCCCAACGCCTCAGCGGGCGCCGAAGTTCTGCACCCAGTAGTGGCGGTAGCTGCCGCCCTGCGCGTAGCCCACACCGAGTTCTCGGAAGCTGGGGTTCATGATGTTGCGGCAGTGGCCCTCGCTGGCGAGCCAGCCCGCCACGACCTGCTCCGGAGTGGTCTGCCCGGCGGCGATGTTCTCCCCGATGGTGCGCCACGCGTACCCGGTCGCGGAGATGCGCTGCGCCATCGTGCGCCCGTCGAGGCTGGTGTGGCTGAAGTAGTTGCGCGTCGCCATGTCGGTCGCGTGGCCCTGCGCGGCCTGCTCGAGCTGCGCGTTGTAGGTCAGCGCGGGCGCCGCCGCGAAGCTGGTCGCGCCGCAGCTGCGGGCCTGAGCACGGGCGGCGTTCGTCAGCTCCAGCACGCGCCCGGCGTAGCCGCTCGGCGTGGTCGGCGCGGGCGCCGGGGCCGGGGTCGGCGTGGGGGCGGGAGCGGTCGCCGCCGTCACGGTCAGGGTGAAGTCGATGTAGGAGCTGCGGTAATTGGTGAGCGCCGCGCGAATCACGGCGTTCCCGGCGCCCGTGGCCGTCACCAGTCCGGTCTGGGTCACGGTGGCGACGGCGGCGTTGCTGGTGGTCCAGGTCAGCTCACCGGGGTAGGGGGCGCGGCCCCCGACCGTCACGTTGAGCTGCCGGGTCTGCCCCACCACCAGGGTTCCCGCGCTGGCCTGGGCCTCCAGCGTCCCGGCAGCCGGGGTGACGGCGGGCACCTGCGCGGCCGGGGCAGAGGGAGCGGAGGGGACCGAACCGCACGCCGCGAGAGACAGGAGGCCGCCGACCAGCAGAACTTGCTTCAGAGCAGACATAGGCCCCATCTCATCAAGCCAGCGTAGGCAGGGCATGAGTTGAGACTTCTCATCTCTCATTCTGAGGCAACGGTGTTGACGACGGCGACGGAAGCCAAAGGCTGGATTTTCTGACTCAAGGAATCTCTAAGCTTCTCACGCAGTCTGTGAACTTTCTCCTGCCTGGGCGGACAAGGTCACGGATTTCCGTCTTCGTTCATGAGGAAGAAACCTATCTCTTCTCCCTCCACGACCGAGATCGGGGAAGTGGGCGGCACGCTGGCGAGCAGGAATTCCCCCAGGGTCGCCGCGCCGTTCAGCAGGGCACCGTCCACCGCCGGGTCCAGGGTGCCCCACAGGTGCGCCCGCCCCCCGGCCCCGGCCGCCTGCCACAGGAGTGCTCCTACCGCCTCGCTCCCCGCGTAGGCGAGCATCAGGGCGTAGTCGCGCCTTCCCTCCAGCGAACGGGCCAGATGACGGGCCAGAGCGCTTCCCCACTCGGGCGTGCCGTGGGCCTCGGCCAATACGGCGGCCCAACGCGGCAGGTGCAGGCGCGACACCTGCTCGGCAGTGAACGGGGAGGGCGAGGAGTCGGCCCGGTACACCCCGCAGCGCAGGCTGGCGATCTCCTCCCCCGTTCCTCGCGCCCGGCCCGGCACAGCGACCAGCGGCGGGTGCCCCCGCGACCGCTGCCACGTGGCCGCCTCCCGCAGCCGCTCCGGAGCTGCGCCCGGCAGAAAGGCAGCATTCAGGCCCAGGACATTGACCCCCGGAGTGTGCAGCGCGACCCCGCCCGCCACCTCCGCCCGCTCTGAGGCAAGCGGCCCGTAGTACGCGAGAAGGTCGGTCAGGGCGGCGGACAAGGGGAGGGTCATGGGAAGCAGCCTAGACAAAACTGCAGACCAGACAGAACAACGCGCCGCCTCCGGGTGGGAAAGGCGGCGCGGCGTAGTGGTGACCCCAACGGGACTTGAACCCGTGTCTGCGCCTTGAGAGGGCGCTGTCCTGACCGCTAGACGATGGGGCCGTCCGAAGTGCGGGAGGTCCGCCCGTGGGCGGGGTCAGGCGCGAAGAGAAAGTGTAGGGGCACGTAGGCAGGGAAGTCAAGCCCCCCGGCTATTCCAGATCGTCGTAGTGGTGCAGCAGCGCCGCTTCGGGGTCGGCGCCCGCGTGGTGGTGCCGGGCCACCAGCCGGGCCACGCGGGGCCGCGCCCCCGCCCGCGCGAGCAGCTCGGCACCCAGTTCCGGGTGGTACGCCCGCACCGACAAGGCCCCGAAGGGCAGCAGCCGGGCCACCCGGTTGGGCACCAGCCCCACGAGCACACGCTCGGCCACCCGGTAGGGGCGAATGCTCTTGCCACAGTCGTGCAGCAGCGCGGCCGCGACCACCTCGGGAGGGGCCGCCGGATGGTCGCGCAGCAGGTGACGGGTGACCCGGCAGGCGTGCTCCCGGTCACGCGGGTCCATCCCCAGGAAGACGCGGGCCTCGGCGGGGGTCAGGTGCCCGGTCGCCCAGCCGTCCTGCGGGGCCGCGAGGCGGACGCTCAGGCTGCGGGCCAGCCGGGCGGCCTTGCCCAGATAGCCCCGCGCCTTGCGCCGAACCCGCGCGGCCACCGACAGGCGGGGCACCCGGCCGAGTTCGGCGGGTCCAGGCGCCGGGTCAGTCCGCAGCCGCTTCTCCCGCTCCGGCCTCCAGCGCGGCCAGGGCACGCTCGGCGCTCATGGCCGCGCGGGTGCCCGCGCCCACGCTGGTGGCGAGCTGACGGTAGACGTGGTCCGACACGTCCCCGGCGGCAAACAGCAGGGGCACGCTCGTGTAGATCTCGTCGGTGACCTCCACGTAGCCGTCGGAGCGCAGGGCCACCACGTCCTTCACGAAGTCGGTGTTGGGCACGTGCCCGATAAAGATGAACACCCCGTCAGTGGGCAGCTCGCTGACCTCGCCCGTCTCCAGGTTCTTCAGGCGCACGCCCGTCACGTGATCCGCGCCCTGAATCTCCTCGACGACCGTGTTCCAGATGTACTTCATCTTGGGGTTGGCAAAGGCGCGGGCCTGCGCGACCTTGTTCGCCCGCAGAGTGTCGCGGCGGTGGATCAGGGTGACCTCGTCCGCGAACTTGGTCAGGAACAGACCCTCCTCGACGGCGGCGTCCCCGCCCCCAATCACCACGACCTTCTTGCCCCGGTAGAAGAAGCCGTCGCAGGTCGCGCAGGTCGAGACGCCCTTGCCCCAGAAGTGTTCCTCGCCGGGGATGTTCAGGCGGCGGGGATTGGCCCCGGTCGCCAGAATCACGCTCCGGGCGCGGTAGGTGCCGCCGTAGCCGCGCACCGTGAAGGGGTACTCGTGCGCGTACTCGTCACGCTCAATGGCCTCGACCTCCTCCATCTCGATGCGGGCACCGAACTTCTCGGCCTGCTGCACCATGCGCTGGGCGAGTTCCATGCCGGGAATCGGCTCGGGAAAGCCGGGGTAGTTCTCGACCTCCTCGGTCTGGGCGATCTGGCCGCCGGGCAACCCCTTTTCCAGCACCAACGTGCTCAGGCCGCCGCGCCCCGTGTAGATGGCCGCCGTCAGCCCGGCCGGTCCGCCGCCGATAATCACCACGTCGAAGTCCTGGGTGGACACGGGAGTGCTCGTCATGCTTCCGAGCGTACCACCACGCACATTTGGGCATGGTCAGGCAAGCACACTTTATTTTTCAAAGCATCTGGGATCAAAAAAAGCCCCCGCACGGGGCGGGGGAAACTGGCTGGGGCACAAGGACTCGAACCTTGATTAACGGTGCCAGAAACCGTCGTCCTGCCATTAGACGATGCCCCAACGGGAGATGCTCTGGCGTGATGCCCGGCCGGAGGGCTGAGCGTGAGGGAGTATAGCCGCCCATTCCTGGGCCGTCAACTGCGGGCCAGGCCGGGCACCAGGGGGCAAAGGAGCCGGAATGCGCCCTGGCCGGGCTCGCACCTGCGCTTGCCCCCCCTATGGGGTGATGTTACACTGAGGTGTTGCCGCGCCCAAGCGCAGGTACAGGTATATGTGGGGCCGCACCCGAGCTGGAGGCGACCCCGCAGGAGGAGCAGGAGTTCATGGAAGACCAGACCCAGACCCCCGCCGCTGAGGGCGGGACCACTCAGCCCACGCCGGGCACCGAGCAAGTCACCAGCGGGCAAGTCACCAGCGAGCAGGCGACGCAGGCCCAGGCCGCGCCCGTCCAGGCGAGCGCCCCCGAGGAACGCGAGTACCCCGCTATGACCATGGAGGACGTGCTCGCCAGCGAGTCGACCGAGCACCAGATGGTGTCGCGCGGTGACATCGTGGACGGCACCGTCGTGTTCATCGGCAACGAGGGCATCGCGGTAGATGTCGGCGCCAAGGTGGAGGGCACCATTCCCCTCAACCAGATTGGTGACGAGCCGGTCACGCTGGAAGAAGCCCAGACGATGTACAAGCCCGGTGACAAGATCGAGGCGTATGTCGTGCGGGTGGACCTCGCCAACAGCCAGATCGTTCTCTCCAAGAAGCGGGCCGACCAGGACAAGGGCTGGCGCGTGCTCGAGAAGATGCAGGAGAACGACGAGGCCTTCGAGGTCGAGGTGCTCGAGAAGGTGCGCGGCGGCCTCGTCGCGCAGGTCGAGGGCATCCGGGCCTTCCTGCCCGCGTCGCAGGTCGACACCCGCCGGGTCAACGACCTCGATCCCTACGTTGGCAAGCCCCTGATGGTGAAGCTGATTGAGCTGAACCGCAAGCGTAACCGCGTGATCATCAGCCACCGCGCCATCATGGAGGCCCAGAAGGCCAAGGCGCGCGAGGCGACGGTCGGCCAGCTCGTTCCCGGTGCGCAGTTCGAGGGCGAGGTCGTGGAGATCACGGACTTCGGCGTCTTCGTCAACCTCGGCGGCATCGACGGGCTGGTGCACCGCAGTGAACTGACCTACGGCCGCTTCAACCACCCCCGCGACGTGGTCAAGGTGGGCGACAAGGTGCAGGTGCAGGTCATTGACGTGGACGAGGGCCGCGAGCGCATCAACCTCTCCATGAAGGCCCTGACCCAGGACCCCTGGGAGGGTGCTGTCGACCGCTACTCCATCGGCCAGCGCGTGAAGGGCAAGGTCACCAACCTGACCAACTTCGGTGCGTTCGTGGAGCTGGAGTCGGGCCTCGAGGGCCTGGTCCACGTCAGCGAGATGAGCTGGACCAAGCGCGTGCGTCACCCCAACGAGGTCATGAAGGAAGGCGACGAGGTCGAGGCCGTCATCCTGCGCATCGACCCCAAGGAGCGCCGCATCTCCCTCGGCATTCGTCAGACCACCGACGATCCCTGGAGCGCGCTGCCTGACCGTTACCCGCCCGGCACGCCCGTCAAGGGCAAGATCACCGGCATGACCGACTTCGGCGTCTTCATGGAGATCGAGGAGGGCATCGAGGGCCTGATTCACATCAGCGAACTCGACACGGCGCGCGTGAACAACCCCGCCGACCTCTTCAAGAAGGGCGACGAGATCGAGGCCGTGATCCTGAACATCGACCCCGTCGAGCAGCGGGCGAGCCTCTCGCGCCGCCGTGCCCTCGGTGGCGGCGGCCCGGTGCGCGACTACGTCAGCCAGGGCGGCGGCAGCCGCAGCGACCGTTACAGCGGTGGCGGCGGTCAAGGCGGCGGCAACCGTGGCGGCGGCCGTGGTGGGCGCGGCGGCGGCGCTGACTACAACTACAACGCCAAGGACGCCCAGCAGGGCGGCAAGATCAGCACGAAGCTGGGCGACGTGTACGCCGACCTCTTCGCGCAGTTCGGCCTCGGCGGCGACAAGAAGGACGAGGGCAGCACCCCCGCCGACACCACGGAAGGCACCGAGAAGCAGGGCGAGTAATCCCCTGACATCGGCGGCGAGAGGCCCACGGGAGTGATCCCGGCGGGCCTCTCCCCTTTTGGGTTCGCGGGGTAGGCTGGCCCCATGACCGCTTCCCTGACCTGGGGCATTCTCGGCGCGGCGCGGATCGCCCGTGCCCTCATTCCCGCGATCCGTGCCGACGGGGGCGAAGTGACGGTGCTGGGCACCCGCGAGCCGCACTCGGAACGGGTGCAGGCTTTCGCGCGGGAATGGGGCATCGGGCGGGTGGGCACCTACGCCGACGTGATCGCCTCGGACGTGGGGGCGATCTACAACCCGCTCCCCAACGATGCCCATCGCCCCTGGACCGAGGCCGCGCTGCGGGCGGGCAAACACGCCCTGACGGAAAAGCCGCTGACACTGAACGCGGGGGAGGCGCAGACGCTGGCAGATACCGCCGCCGAGACGGGCCGGGTATTGCTGGAGGCGTTCGCCTACCGCTTTCAGCCCCACGTGGCCCGGCTGCGGGAGATCGTGGTCTCGGACGAACTGGGGGAGGTCCGGGCGTTCCGGGGCGCTTTCGGCTTTCCACTGACCAATCCAGACGACTTCCGCTGGGAGGCCGAGATGGGCGGGGGGGCGCTCTACGACGTGGGGTGCTACCCGGTCAGTCTGGCCCGCCTCCTGCTGGGCGAGCCACGAGCGGTGACAGCCCAGGCGCGGTGGACGCCGGGGGGCGTGGACCTGGGCCTGAGCGGGACGCTGGACTTTGGTGGGACGCTGGCGAGCATCGACTGCGCCTTCGACTGGGGTCCGGCACCCACCCAGCGGCTCACGGTGGTGGGCACGCAGGGCAGCCTGGAGCTGGACGGAGCCTTCGAGAGCCACAACGGGGCACCCTTGACCCTGCGGGTCCGCACCAAGGCGGGCGAGCGTCGTGAGGCGTTTGCTCTCCACAACGGGTACGCGGCGATGGTGGCCCACTTCGGCCGGGTCGTGCGGGGGGAGGAGGAGGCCCGCTTTCCCCCGCAGGACGCGGTGCGGCAGGCGCGGGTGCTGGACGCGCTGTTCGCGGCGGCGCGGGAGGGGCGGACGGTCACGGTGGGCTGACGGCACTCACGGCAACGGCCAGCGCACCGTCCCGAGTTGATCGGTGCGCCAGACCTTCGCTCCCGCAGCGCCGATTCGTTCCAGCACATCCGGGTGGGGGTGCCCGTAAGTATTGCGCCCCACGCTGACCAGCACGTCGGCGGGGGTGCTCTCCCGAAGCACGGCCTCACCCGTGCTGTGACGGCTGCCGTGGTGGGCGGCCTTGAGCAGGTCGAGGTCGCCCACGCCCACCCGCGCCTCGCCCCAGGCATCCAGGTCGCCCAGCAGAGCGGCGCGGAAGTCGCCCGCCTCGACGGTCAGGGCGACGCTGTTGTCGTTGTCCTCGCTGGACCAGAAGCGGCCCTCGGGCCACAGGACGGTGAGGCGCACGCCCCCAGCCTCCACCCGGTCGCCCCGGCGGACCTCACGGACGGGCACACCTTCTTCACGTGCGACAGCGAGAAGCTCGGCCAGCACAGGATCGTCGGTCTTGCGCTGGCCGATCCACAGTTCGCCCACGGGCAACGAGCGCAGGACGCCGGAGAGGCCCTCGATGTGATCCGTGTCCGCGTGGGTCGCCACCACCACGTCCAGTCCCCTCACCCCCAGCGCCCGCAGCGCGGGAACGACCGTGCGGGTGCCCACGTCGTAGTCGGAGCCGACCGAGCCGCCGCCATCCACGAGAACCTCCAGCCCCCGCGAGCGGATCAGGGTGCTGTCGCCCTGGCCCACGTCCAGAAAGACGAGTTCGTGGGCAGGGCGAATCCAGCCTGGCAGGGACGTCAGGAGAGCACAACTCAGCGCAGTACCCAGCGCCACAGGTGCTCTCACCCGCCCCAGCAGCCATAGCACCCCGGCGAGCGCGGCCACCCCGTAAGCCACGAAGCCTCCCGCACCCACGTTGCCCCAGGTCAGCACCGGGGCTTTGCCGAAGACCTCCACGACGAACAGCAGCGCCGAGGCGAGCAGGCCCGTCAGCGGACTCAGGACCACGCCCAATGGTCCCAGCAACCCCGCTAGAAATCCCAGGGGCACCAGCGCGGCCATGATCACCCCCGCCACAAGGTTGGCGGGCAGGCCGACGAGCGGCAGTTGCCCGAAGGTGCCCGCGATGACGGGCAGGGTGGCGAGTTCGGCCAGCACGGTGGCGACGAGGGCGAGGCGCAGGGCCATCGGCCATCGGCCCGGCAGCCGGGCGGCCAGCTTGCCCGAGAGGGTCAGCCCCAGCACCGCGAGGAAAGAGAGCTGAAAGCCCACGTCCAGCAACCACAGCGGAAAGGGCAGCAGGCAGGCCACCGCCGCGAGCGCGACTGTGCCGTAGGGGTCGGGTCTGCCGCGTCCGAGTGCGAAGGCAACGAGCACGGCGAAGCCCATCAGCACCGCCCGCAGGATGCTGGGCGAGACGCCCACCAACATCAGGTAAGGAATGAGCAGCGCGGCGGCCACCGCGTAGCGCCACGCCACCTGCACCCGTAGCCGGATCAGCAGCCACACGACCACCCCGGTCAGCAGGGCCACGTTCTGCCCGCTGAGGGCCATCAGGTGCGAGAGGCCCGAGCGGGCGAAGGCGTCGCGCACCGAATACCCTTCCGCGAACTCCTCGCGGCCGATGTCGCCCCGGTCGCCCAGCTCGATGGCCTGCATCAGCGCGGCCTGCCGATCGTTCAGCCCGGCGGTCAGGCCCCGGCGGAACCAGCCGCGCCAGCCGCCTTCCGGGGTGTGGGCGCGGACCTCGGCGGCGGCGAGCACCGTCGTCGGCGTGGGGACCAGCAGCCCACCCTGCCCACGCAGCCACCCCGCCTGATCGAACCCGCCCGGAAGGCGCCGCCCCTCGGGGCGCACCAGACGGCCACTCACGGTGAGGTGGCCCGGTGGCTGGGTCGGTTTGGGCGACAGGGCCACCCGCGCCGGGGGATCGGCCAGCCGCAGAAATTGCCCGTCCCACTCGCCGCGCAGGGTGACGAGGGCACCCACCCAGGGGGTCAGTGGGTCCGGTTTGGCGGCGTTCAGGCGCTCGGAACCGAAGCCCAGCCCCAGGCCCACGACCGCGAGAAGGCCGAGGAGCGGACGGCGATCCAGCGCAGCGAGCACCACACCGGCCAGCATGACCAGCCCGCCCCAAACCAGTCCCAAGCCCAGCAGGATGCCGCCGATCACGCCGAGAGCGAGCGGGATAGGCCAAGCGAGGCGTCCGGCGGAGGCCCGTGTGCCGCTGAGGGTTGCCGGGGTTGAGGCAACAGGAGAAGCGGCGTGCCGTCCCAGCATCAGAAGGTGACGAGGGGCGTGAGGTCAGCGAGGGTCGAGGGGCCGATGCCCTTCACCCGGTCGAGGTCAGCCAGCGAGCGGTAGGGCCGCCCGGCCACGATCCGGGCCGCGAGGGCAGGGCCGATGCGCGGGAGGGCTTCAAGCTGTTCCGGGGTGGCCGTGTTCAGGTTCAAGCGGCCGGAGATGAGCGGCGTCACGCTGCCGGTGGTGGGGTACTCCGGCGCAGCCTCAGGCGGCGTGGGGGGCAGCGGCAGGGCCACCCGCGTCACGGTGGGGGTACTGACAGGCGGGCGCAAGGCAGGTCCCAGCGTCAGCGCCCCCACGGCCAGCAGGCCGCCCGCGAGCAGGGCTGTCCAGTGCCGTTCGGTGGGAAGCACGCCGGGAGTGTAGGGCGCGGCCCTCTGCGCGTGGGCCGCAAATGTGGAGCGCGGCCCCGCGCCCACCATGCGGGACACTCCCGCCGCCCACGCCCGTCCGCCAGCCTATGCTCTGCGCGTGACCTCCGTCCCCGCCTCCCGCGCCGCTCGCCTCACGCCCACCGTCTTGCTGTGCCTCGCCCTGGTGTATGTGCTGTGGGGCAGCACCTATTTCGGCATCAAGGTGGCGATCGAGAGCCTGCCGCCGATGGGGATGCTCGCGTTGCGCTTTCTGGCAGCAGGGGCGCTGCTGTACGGGTTCCTGCGCTGGCGCGGAGCACCGGCTCCGACCGCGCGGGAGTGGCGGGCCTCGGCGCTGGTGGGCCTCTTGCTGCTGGGGGGCGGCACCGGGCTGGTCACCCTGGCCGAGCGCGACGCGAGCAGCAGCGTGGCGGCGATGGTGATCGCGGTGTCTCCCCTCTTTGCCTCGCTGTTCGCGCGGCTGTGGGGCGAGCGCACCAGCGGGCGCGAGTGGGTGGGCATCGGGATCGGGCTGGTCGGCATCGTGCTGCTGAACGTGGGCGAGCTGCGGGCCACGCCGCTGGCCGCCGCGCTCCTCATCCTGGCCCCGCTGTGCTGGACCTTCGGCAGCCAGTGGTCGCGCCGCCTGCCCCTCCCCGCCGGGCTGATGGGCAGCGCTGCCGAGATGCTGACGGGCGCCGTGCTGCTGGGGGGGCTGAGCCTGGTGATGGGCGAGCGCTGGGGCACGCCCACCCCGGCCAGCCTGTGGGCGCTGGGTTACCTGGCGGTGTTCGGGAGCCTCGTCGCCTACAGCGCCTACATGTACCTCGTGGCGCACACCCGCCCCGCGCTGGCGACGAGCTACGCCTACGTCAACCCGGTCGTGGCCGTGCTGCTGGGCGTCGGCCTGGGTGGCGAGAGCTTGACCGGGCTGGGGTGGCTGGCGCTCGCCGTGATTCTGGCGGGGGTGGTGCTGGTGGTGTGGCCGCGTGGGGGGACATCGGCACCGGAAGCGTGAGGCCCGGCCGGATTACCGCTTGCTGAGCAGATACCCCTTGGGGTGGTGCCCGCCGCTGTACACCTGAAACAGTTCGCGGACGTGCCAGCGGTCCTGATCGCGCAGCAACCCTTCAAAGAGCCGGATCTCGTGGGTGACCACCGCGAGGCGGCCGTGGCGCGACAGCAGGCGGTGCATCTCGGTCAGGAAGGCGGGGTACAGCGCGGCGTTGGCCCGGTGCGAGCCGATCGCGTCGCCCCAGGGCAGGTCGCAGACGATCAGGTCAAAGGAGCGGGGGGGCAGGCCCGTCGCCAGGGCGTCCACCGCCGCCACCTCCACCTCCCGCCCGGCGGCCTGAAGGTTGGCGCGGGCGCAGGCGACGGCTTCTGGGTCGAGGTCCACACCCACCATCGCCGCCGACGGTCCCAGCAGGGCGCGTTCCACGAGGAGGGTGCCGCTGCCCGCCATCGGGTTGAAGATGCGGTCCTCCTCGCGCACCCCGGCGAGGCGGTGCAGGGCGAAAGCAATGGTCGCGTTCAGGCCGCCGCCCCGGTTGCAGACCCGCCACGCCCGCGCCGAGAGGGGCCGGGGGGTGATCCGCGCCAGCACCTCCCAGCCGGGGCCGCCTTCCTGGGGGCGCAGACGGACCAGCAGTTCGCCTTCTTCCGGGTCAAAGGGGAGGTTCAGCCCGCGCGACAGCTCCTCGGCCAGCCGGGTCATCACCGCCGACTCGCGGCCCGCCGCCGCCAGCCGGAAGGAACGGTGGCCCCCCCAGCGCACGACTTCCCCCAGAAAAGCCGTCAGTTCCCCGAGTTGCTGGTGCCCCAGCAGGCCGCGTGGCCGGGGCACGTCCCAGGCCCGCACCCGGTAGGCCGCCACCGCCCCGCGCAGCCGGGTCAGGCGCTCGGGGTCGCCGGGATACCAGAAGCGCAAACCCCGGAGGTCGCGGGCGAGGGGCACCCCGCGCAGCTCCTCAGCGGCGACCTCCTCCAGGCCGGGCAACGCCTCCAGCACGTACTCGTGGGCGGGCTGGCGGGCGCGGTGGTCGCCCTTCGGTTTCTGCGGGCGGGTGAAGGTGGGATTCTTCTGGCGGGACGGGCTGGGGCGGGCGGGGCGGGGCATAGCAGGGCAGTATACGGGGCGGGCCGCGCTGCCGGGGCCTCCAGAGTCTGCGCGGGTGTAGAATCGCGCGTTCCCGCATGACCCGCCCTCCCCATCCCCCCTCCACCTCGTGGCCGCGTGCCTCCGGGCGGCCCCGCCGGGCGCTCGTGGCCCGCTTCACGCCGCCCCAACTCATCGCGCTGGTGTACCTCGTCGGCATCGCGCTGGGCACGGCGCTGCTGCACCTGCCGGGGGTGGTGGCGCCAGGGGCCGAGCTGAACTTCGTGGACCGCCTGTTCACCGCCACGAGTGCCATTTGCATCACCGGGCTGGTGGTGGCCGACACGGGCGAGGCCTTTACCCGGCCCGGCCAACTGCTGATCCTGCTGCTGTCGCAGGTGGGCGGGCTGGGCATCCTGACCTTCG from the Deinococcus sp. NW-56 genome contains:
- a CDS encoding acyl-CoA carboxylase subunit beta; the protein is MTQPATELQELIAAMEQRRAKVEAGGGPERQAKQREGGKLTARERIEHLLDPGSFMELSTFVEHGRNRLMEGVDAPGEGVVTGRGTIHGRQVFVFSQDFTVLGGSLGKMNAAKVTKVMDLAAKTGCPVIGLNDSAGARIQEGVDSLSGYGEIFYRNAIYSGSVPQISAILGPCAGGAVYSPALTDFVVMSQGSSYMFITGPEVIKSVTREEVTFDGLGGADVHTRKSGVAHLSYEGDEAVLAGIRDLLTYLPQSAREETPVQPCADPADRPNPRLLEIVTPDQRKPYDMHAVIGELVDGDSFLEIQPNWAKNMICGFARLDGRSVGIVANNPKVMAGTLNIDASDKAARFIRTCDCYNIPILTLVDVTGFLPGVAQEHAGIIRHGAKMLYAYAEATVPKITLITRKSYGGAYLAMNSRDMGADVVYAWPTAAVAVMGAEGAANIVYRREIGRSENPEATRAAKIAEYKETFDNPYVAAAKGYIDDVIPMEDTRRRLIQTFEMLRGKEEARPYKKHGNIPL
- a CDS encoding CAP domain-containing protein, with protein sequence MSALKQVLLVGGLLSLAACGSVPSAPSAPAAQVPAVTPAAGTLEAQASAGTLVVGQTRQLNVTVGGRAPYPGELTWTTSNAAVATVTQTGLVTATGAGNAVIRAALTNYRSSYIDFTLTVTAATAPAPTPTPAPAPAPTTPSGYAGRVLELTNAARAQARSCGATSFAAAPALTYNAQLEQAAQGHATDMATRNYFSHTSLDGRTMAQRISATGYAWRTIGENIAAGQTTPEQVVAGWLASEGHCRNIMNPSFRELGVGYAQGGSYRHYWVQNFGAR
- a CDS encoding HDIG domain-containing metalloprotein; translation: MPRLSVAARVRRKARGYLGKAARLARSLSVRLAAPQDGWATGHLTPAEARVFLGMDPRDREHACRVTRHLLRDHPAAPPEVVAAALLHDCGKSIRPYRVAERVLVGLVPNRVARLLPFGALSVRAYHPELGAELLARAGARPRVARLVARHHHAGADPEAALLHHYDDLE
- the trxB gene encoding thioredoxin-disulfide reductase; this encodes MTSTPVSTQDFDVVIIGGGPAGLTAAIYTGRGGLSTLVLEKGLPGGQIAQTEEVENYPGFPEPIPGMELAQRMVQQAEKFGARIEMEEVEAIERDEYAHEYPFTVRGYGGTYRARSVILATGANPRRLNIPGEEHFWGKGVSTCATCDGFFYRGKKVVVIGGGDAAVEEGLFLTKFADEVTLIHRRDTLRANKVAQARAFANPKMKYIWNTVVEEIQGADHVTGVRLKNLETGEVSELPTDGVFIFIGHVPNTDFVKDVVALRSDGYVEVTDEIYTSVPLLFAAGDVSDHVYRQLATSVGAGTRAAMSAERALAALEAGAGEAAAD
- a CDS encoding 30S ribosomal protein S1, producing the protein MEDQTQTPAAEGGTTQPTPGTEQVTSGQVTSEQATQAQAAPVQASAPEEREYPAMTMEDVLASESTEHQMVSRGDIVDGTVVFIGNEGIAVDVGAKVEGTIPLNQIGDEPVTLEEAQTMYKPGDKIEAYVVRVDLANSQIVLSKKRADQDKGWRVLEKMQENDEAFEVEVLEKVRGGLVAQVEGIRAFLPASQVDTRRVNDLDPYVGKPLMVKLIELNRKRNRVIISHRAIMEAQKAKAREATVGQLVPGAQFEGEVVEITDFGVFVNLGGIDGLVHRSELTYGRFNHPRDVVKVGDKVQVQVIDVDEGRERINLSMKALTQDPWEGAVDRYSIGQRVKGKVTNLTNFGAFVELESGLEGLVHVSEMSWTKRVRHPNEVMKEGDEVEAVILRIDPKERRISLGIRQTTDDPWSALPDRYPPGTPVKGKITGMTDFGVFMEIEEGIEGLIHISELDTARVNNPADLFKKGDEIEAVILNIDPVEQRASLSRRRALGGGGPVRDYVSQGGGSRSDRYSGGGGQGGGNRGGGRGGRGGGADYNYNAKDAQQGGKISTKLGDVYADLFAQFGLGGDKKDEGSTPADTTEGTEKQGE
- a CDS encoding Gfo/Idh/MocA family protein produces the protein MTASLTWGILGAARIARALIPAIRADGGEVTVLGTREPHSERVQAFAREWGIGRVGTYADVIASDVGAIYNPLPNDAHRPWTEAALRAGKHALTEKPLTLNAGEAQTLADTAAETGRVLLEAFAYRFQPHVARLREIVVSDELGEVRAFRGAFGFPLTNPDDFRWEAEMGGGALYDVGCYPVSLARLLLGEPRAVTAQARWTPGGVDLGLSGTLDFGGTLASIDCAFDWGPAPTQRLTVVGTQGSLELDGAFESHNGAPLTLRVRTKAGERREAFALHNGYAAMVAHFGRVVRGEEEARFPPQDAVRQARVLDALFAAAREGRTVTVG